The Mastacembelus armatus chromosome 9, fMasArm1.2, whole genome shotgun sequence genome contains a region encoding:
- the clip1a gene encoding CAP-Gly domain-containing linker protein 1 isoform X2: protein MSTAKPTGIKAPSKIARPPATGAPKTNPSTGGAKVAVADKASASGGDAQNTEETFQIGERVWVNGNKPGYIQFLGETQFAPGQWAGIVLDEPIGKNDGSVAGVRYFQCEALRGIFTRPSKLSRTEGEANGTQTAPPSRAASPTPSVGNVASHTPATKSTLPSTTTAAKKASTTTPAAPAAPAAAPAAAPPAAPAAAPAAAPPAASAAPATPAAAPATPATSNLTRTNSESVSNLSESGSVKKGERELKMGDRVLVGGTKAGVVRFLGETDFAKGEWCGVELDEPLGKNDGAVAGTRYFQCQPKYGLFAPVHKVTRIGFPSTTPAKAKTTVRKVVATPSGLKRSPSASSISTMSSVASSVSAKPSRTGLLTETSSRYNRKISGTTALQEALKEKQQHIEQLMAERDMERAEVAKATSHAGEMEQELTLLRDDQEQMEAKMDQLRALVEAADKDKVDLLNQLEEERRKVEDLQFRVEEACITKGDLETQTRLEHAHIKELEQSLLFEKTKAEKLQRELEDTRVATVSERSRIMELERDLSLRTREVADLKLRLGAQQGSEDSNSTLSPLMEEINSLRDQLASQEAKQQEALAKYKEALETQEKTHSEAAAQLQATSVKLSSDKEQLQMRLSQAEKENAEIIELWRSKLESAIVCHQQAIEELKVSFSKGAGAQTEELVEAKSALEKLKLEHKLALEDAGAKHEAATTAWTQETRALKAQLLSLTEDKELLEESLRSSVEKAEEQHLVEMEDVLGKLHSAELKIKEHEEKETTLAQQAQEKDKETKEKISEIVALRNQVAQGTQESATLKSQLEKIQSQGSNQSAKVNDLNTQLEGQQQEVLTLQQRLTTVEQEKDTLEKELVGLKTKLAESTEEQSKSSKTMQETLEKLSKKEEQCASLTTESESLRSQLSGLERKLKAADEKLEQLSKDKSKLENDISDMMKASGDSSVQLTKMNEDLIHKERRLEELQSHLAEEKEKVAHLNEQLQQEQTRKEQELKETRDVHQSQISGLQETIATLEKTVKQGESLVKELNASQEKTLSQASELHVKELEVLQSQVEKLKQDLSSSNSQTEELEKLVSELKPYKEQAQCLSTELDSYKLDVENLSKKLEKQNLDLENICKENADVKAKKSRLEEQLSDVQTKLSALEISHQELSVQNEELLIARDKLSKHEEELLANSKQSDEEKISLNKELEKHKDLLQELQTEMNNLKHGQGEYQAQIEELQIQNAQKNDMLLKHQRDIQEIEAKKKHLLEDYESVCQQRNRLEEDLSETRLKLAHEKDDLILERDAARNAKKSLDTKNAELQARLKSLNLEKEDLTMKNTQLQALTETLTKEKVQMSSEISAAVMDKTSLETVKEELQNKLSVATKDLESSVRECEELKASKLSLAQMLEDFKTSSQVTDSERIHLLQEKEDLLAIQRKVCNDKEALLKEIEELKEKLKFSTEQLSQSNEKFKEALSSFQQEKEVLHLQNSETEMTLHAVRKEKMSLDSALEQQKMDYERLAGEKVELEEKHTKVTSEKNALSIERDKLAGDIRTTKDQLDSLSRASADLNQEKSNLTTMVEEAKLQIEKGEAEMSSLRREKADLQNQLQKQNSDIEILEKRKAELILENNTLKMDFEKANLELVQQLDNLTKDFERLQSLQTEADTKVQSLHKENQGLLQEIQELKSQTESVSEAKLLLETQLGAESTERSKATLEKESLSKQIEELQITLSKVTQENKEISSKFKNANEQNKSFMVDLEALNLQLKQQKQETSQLTDDKEQMLAKLEEMNKQITLLTTEKEDLLAGKCKLEQDISSLHKSQENWLTERSALFEELKKLQDIQKQLEVDVKTLHTDKELLEKQYTSAVAEVSASAHVKEEISSSISNLTALKDALQVERDEATQQVRQLESQLKNAISKQLEATEASGKTAKGLEQLRKENSSLIQEKNETQSVVNKLQSSKKELETQLDTLKKENCKYQEDLNVSKEQLCTENQRTKSLCQEIDELKEAISMKSQSLQMLQDENKKLLQELDNNHKEQGDLMKLKDDHSKLKKQLEELKQSESTLKEQLDHEKAALQQSIHKNSALISEKNQQVENLRSELSVLHGESASLKTLQGTVEALERDKASLQERVQKLEKDLAAGPETIKSSGDAVLNQLREDKETAESQIEFLNSVIVDLQKKNEELKDKLEKMAAAALNGNNPDELDNYDGHEKEPVKKKPPPRLFCDICDCFDLHDTEDCPTQMQMSDSPPHTTYHGNKGEERPYCDICEVFGHWTESCNDDQTF from the exons ATGAGCACAGCCAAGCCCACTGGGATCAAAGCTCCCAGCAAGATAGCAAGGCCACCTGCGACAGGAGCCCCCAAGACTAACCCCAGCACAG GGGGAGCTAAAGTTGCTGTGGCTGACAAGGCAAGTGCCAGCGGAGGAGATGCTCAAAATACTGAGGAAACCTTCCAGATTGGAGAACGAGTGTGGGTCAATGGGAATAAGCCAGGCTACATACAGTTTTTGGGAGAGACACAGTTTGCACCTGGACAGTGGGCAGGGATTGTTCTAGATGAACCAATTGGGAAAAATGACGGGTCGGTGGCAGGGGTGCGCTACTTCCAGTGTGAAGCCCTTCGAGGCATATTTACACGCCCATCCAAGTTGTCTCGCACAGAGGGGGAGGCTAATGGAACTCAAACAGCACCGCCCTCTCGTGCTGCGTCCCCCACTCCTTCAGTTGGTAATGTAGCCTCGCACACACCTGCCACAAAATCAACTTTACCCTCAACTACTACAGCAGCCAAGAAGGCCTCTACTACTACTCCAGCTGCGCCAGCTGCACCAGCAGCTGCACCAGCAGCTGCACCACCAGCTGCACCAGCAGCTGCACCAGCAGCTGCACCACCAGCTGCATCAGCTGCACCAGCTACACCAGCTGCTGCACCAGCTACACCGGCTACTTCCAACCTCACACGCACAAACAGTGAATCTGTCTCCAATCTCTCAGAATCTGGATCAGTCAAGAAAGGGGAAAGAGAACTCAAGATGGGTGACCGTGTATTG GTTGGGGGTACAAAAGCAGGAGTGGTGCGTTTCCTTGGAGAAACAGATTTTGCCAAAGGCGAGTGGTGTGGTGTGGAATTAGATGAGCCCTTAGGAAAGAATGATGGGGCAGTGGCAGGCACAAG ATATTTTCAGTGCCAACCCAAATATGGCTTATTTGCACCAGTGCACAAAGTCACACGCATTGGCTTCCCATCCACCACACCAGCCAAAGCTAAAACAACAGTTCGGAAAGTAGTGGCCACACCATCAGGGCTGAAAAGAAGTCCTAGTGCCTCGTCCATCAGTACCATGAGTTCTGTGGCATCCTCTGTCAGTGCCAAGCCTAGCCGCACAGGCCTG CTAACAGAGACATCATCACGGTATAATAGAAAGATTTCAGGCACCACAGCCCTTCAGGAGGCGCTGAAGGAGAAGCAACAGCATATTGAGCAGCTGATGGCTGAGAGGGACATGGAGAGAGCTGAGGTTGCCAAAGCCACTAGCCATGCTGGAGAGATGGAACAAGAACTTACCCTGCTCAGGGATGATCAGGAGCAG ATGGAGGCAAAGATGGATCAGTTACGTGCCTTGGTAGAAGCTGCGGACAAAGACAAAGTTGACCTGCTGAATCAGTTGGAGGAGGAGCGTAG gAAGGTAGAGGACCTTCAGTTTCGTGTGGAGGAAGCTTGCATTACCAAAGGAGACCTTGAG ACGCAGACCAGACTGGAGCATGCCCACATTAAGGAGCTTGAACAGAGCCTGCTCTTTGAAAAGACCAAAGCTGAGAAACTCCAAAGAGAGTTAGAAGACACTAGG GTTGCTACAGTGTCAGAAAGATCCCGTATTATGGAGCTTGAGAGGGACCTTTCACTGCGAACAAGAGAGGTAGCTGACCTGAAGCTGCGTCTTGGGGCCCAGCAGGGGTCCGAGGACTCAAACTCTACTCTTTCACCTCTAATGGAAGAAATAAACTCTCTTAGGGATCAGTTGGCTTCCCAAGAGGCAAAGCAACAAGAAGCGTTGGCAAAATACAAGGAGGCATTGGAAACTCAAGAAAAAACCCACAGTGAGGCAGCTGCCCAGCTCCAGGCAACATCTGTAAAGCTCTCTAGTGACAAGGAGCAGTTGCAGATGCGTTTAAGTCAGGCTGAGAAGGAGAATGCTGAGATTATTGAACTGTGGCGTTCCAAGTTGGAGTCTGCCATTGTCTGTCACCAACAAGCCATTGAAGAGCTAAAGGTGTCTTTCAGCAAAGGTGCAGGTGCCCAGACAGAAGAACTTGTAGAAGCCAAAAGTGCACTAGAGAAGTTGAAGTTAGAGCACAAGTTGGCTCTAGAAGATGCTGGAGCCAAACACGAGGCTGCTACCACAGCTTGGACTCAGGAGACTCGAGCACTAAAGGCACAGCTCTTGTCTTTGACTGAGGACAAGGAGCTCCTGGAGGAGTCTCTACGGTCCAGTGTTGAAAAAGCAGAGGAGCAGCACCTTGTGGAGATGGAGGATGTTCTTGGAAAGCTTCATTCTGCTGAACTTAAAATAAAGGAGCATGAGGAGAAGGAAACAACATTGGCACAACAGGCCCAAGAGAAGGACaaagaaaccaaagagaaaatatctgaaattGTGGCTCTGCGCAACCAGGTAGCGCAGGGTACCCAGGAGTCTGCCACCCTGAAGAGCCAGTTAGAGAAGATTCAGAGCCAGGGAAGCAACCAGAGTGCCAAG GTAAATGACTTGAACACTCAGTTGGAAGGCCAACAGCAGGAAGTCCTCACTTTACAGCAGAGACTGACCACTGTAGAGCAGGAGAAGGACACCCTGGAAAAGGAGCTTGTAGGCTTG AAAACAAAGTTGGCTGAAAGCACAGAGGAGCAGTCTAAATCATCAAAAACTATGCAAG AAACACTGGAGAAGCTCAGTAAGAAAGAAGAGCAGTGTGCATCCCTGACCACAGAATCAGAGTCTCTAAGAAGTCAACTTAGTG GGCTAGAGAGGAAGCTGAAGGCTGCAGATGAAAAACTTGAGCAGCTTTCAAAGGACAAAAGCAAGTTGGAAAATGATATTTCCGACATGATGAAGGCATCTGGTGATAGTTCTGTACAGTTGACCAAAATGAATGAAGATCTCATACACAAAGAAAG GAGACTTGAGGAGTTACAGAGTCACCtggcagaggagaaagaaaaggtggCACACTTGAATGAACAACTCCAGCAGGAGCAGACACGCAAAGAGCAGGAGCTGAAAGAGACCAGAGATGTACATCAGTCTCAAATAAGTGGCCTTCAGGAAACAATTGCTACCTTG GAGAAGACTGTTAAACAGGGCGAGTCCCTGGTTAAGGAGCTAAATGCCTCTCAAGAGAAAACCCTCTCTCAGGCCTCAGAGCTCCATGTGAAGGAACTAGAAGTGCTGCAAAGTCAGGTTGAGAAGTTGAAGCAGGATCTTTCCTCATCCAACAGCCAAACTGAAGAGCTGGAGAAGCTGGTTTCTGAGTTAAAGCCATACAAGGAACAGGCTCAG TGTCTTTCCACTGAGCTTGACTCCTACAAGCTTGATGTCGAAAACTTGTCCAAAAAACTGGAAAAGCAGAATCTAGATCTGGAAAATATATGTAAAGAAAATGCGGATGTTAAGGCTAAGAAAAGCAGACTGGAGGAACAGCTTTCAGATGTGCAGACTAAGCTCTCTGCCCTTGAGATTAGTCACCAGGAGCTTTCAGTCCAGAATGAAGAACTGCTAATAGCCAGAGATAAACTTTCTAAACATGAAGAAGAACTACTTGCTAACAGCAAGCAATCAGATGAAGAGAAGATTTCATTGAACAAGGAGCTAGAGAAGCACAAAGATCTTCTTCAGGAGCTACAGACTGAAATGAATAACCTGAAGCATGGTCAAGGTGAATATCAGGCCCAAATTGAGGAACTTCAAATTCAAAATGCACAGAAGAATGATATGCTCCTAAAACATCAGCGGGATATCCAGGAAATTGAGGCTAAGAAGAAGCATCTGCTTGAGGATTATGAAAGTGTCTGCCAGCAGAGGAACCGACTTGAGGAGGACCTCAGCGAAACACGGTTGAAGCTTGCACATGAGAAAGATGACCTGATTTTAGAGAGAGATGCTGCTAGAAATGCCAAAAAATCTCTTGATACTAAGAATGCTGAGTTGCAGGCGAGGCTTAAATCTTTAAACTTAGAAAAAGAAGATCTTACAATGAAGAATACGCAGCTGCAAGCCCTCACAGAAACATTGACAAAAGAGAAAGTGCAGATGTCCTCTGAAATCAGTGCGGCTGTAATGGATAAAACAAGCCTTGAGACAGTGAAGGAGGAGCTTCAGAATAAGCTCAGTGTTGCCACTAAAGACTTGGAGAGCTCGGTTCGTGAATGTGAAGAACTTAAAGCCTCAAAACTCAGCCTGGCCCAGATGTTAGAAGACTTCAAGACAAGCAGTCAGGTGACTGACTCTGAGAGGATTCACCTTCTGCAGGAGAAAGAAGACTTACTTGCAATCCAAAGAAAAGTCTGTAATGATAAGGAAGCGCTCCTCAAAGAGATAGAAGAGTTAAAGGAGAAGCTTAAATTCTCTACAGAACAACTGTCACAGTCCAATGAGAAATTTAAAGAAGCATTGTCGTCTTTTCAGCAAGAGAAGGAAGTGCTTCACCTTCAGAATTCTGAAACTGAGATGACTCTACATGCTGTTCGTAAAGAAAAAATGAGCCTGGATTCAGCACtagagcagcagaaaatggattaTGAGCGTTTGGCAGGGGAGAAAGTAGAGTTAGAAGAAAAGCACACGAAAGTCACATCTGAGAAAAATGCTCTTTCTATTGAACGCGATAAGCTAGCTGGTGATATCCGAACCACGAAGGACCAGTTGGACAGTCTATCCAGAGCTAGTGCTGACCTTAATCAGGAGAAGTCTAATTTAACAACAATGGTAGAAGAAGCCAAACTCCAAATAGAGAAGGGTGAAGCAGAAATGAGCTCCTTGAGACGAGAAAAGGCTGACCTGCAAAATcaactgcagaaacaaaactcTGATATTGAAATTcttgaaaagagaaaagctgaacTTATTCTAGAgaataatacattaaaaatggaTTTTGAGAAGGCTAATTTAGAACTTGTTCAGCAATTGGATAACCTTACAAAGGACTTTGAGCGCCTGCAGTCACTGCAGACTGAGGCTGACACAAAAGTGCAGTCCTTGCATAAAGAAAACCAGGGGCTGCTTCAGGAAATCCAGGAGTTAAAAAGTCAGACTGAATCAGTGTCAGAGGCCAAGCTCCTGCTTGAGACCCAGCTAGGGGCTGAATCCACTGAACGGAGTAAAGCAACATTAGAGAAGGAAAGTCTTTCTAAACAGATTGAGGAGCTGCAGATAACACTGTCTAAGGTtacacaagaaaataaagagatttCTTCTAAATTTAAGAATGCAAATGAGCAAAACAAGTCTTTTATGGTAGATTTGGAGGCTTTAAATTTACAATTAAAGCAGCAAAAGCAAGAGACCAGTCAGTTAACAGATGATAAAGAACAAATGTTAGCTAAGCTTGAGGAGATGAATAAACAGATTACTCTCCTGACCACAGAGAAAGAGGACCTTTTAGCTGGAAAGTGTAAATTGGAGCAGGACATTTCTTCTCTCCACAAAAGCCAAGAAAACTGGCTCACAGAACGGTCAGCGCTCTTTGAAGAGCTGAAGAAGTTGCAGGATATCCAGAAACAACTAGAGGTTGATGTCAAAACTCTACATACTGACAAAGAACTTTTGGAAAAGCAATACACAAGTGCTGTTGCAGAGGTATCGGCTTCTGCCCATGTGAAGGAAGAAATATCCTCCAGCATCTCCAATCTAACAGCTCTGAAGGATGCCCTGCAGGTGGAGAGAGATGAAGCCACGCAGCAAGTCAGGCAACTTGAGTCCCAACTAAAAAATGCCATTTCTAAGCAGCTTGAG GCTACAGAGGCCTCTGGCAAGACTGCCAAGGGTCTCGAACAGCTGAGAAAAGAAAACTCCAGTTTGATCCAGGAAAAGAATGAAACTCAAAGTGTGGTGAACAAACTCCAGAGTTCCAAGAAGGAGCTAGAGACCCAG TTGGACACATTGAAGAAAGAGAATTGTAAATACCAGGAAGATCTGAATGTATCCAAAGAGCAGCTTTGCACAGAAAATCAGAGGACCAAGAGTCTGTGCCAGGAAAT tGATGAACTTAAAGAAGCCATTTCCATGAAGTCGCAGTCCCTGCAAATGCTGCAAGATGAGAACAAGAAGCTGCTTCAGGAGTTGGACAATAATCACAAAGAACAGGGTGATCTTATGAAG CTCAAGGATGATCACTCAAAACTCAAAAAACAGTTGGAGGAGTTAAAGCAAAG CGAGAGCACCTTGAAGGAGCAGCTGGACCACGAGAAGGCCGCCCTCCAGCAATCCATACATAAAAACAGTGCCTTAATCTCAGAAAAGAACCAGCAGGTGGAAAACCTGAGGAGTGAG CTGTCTGTACTGCATGGGGAAAGTGCCTCACTTAAGACACTGCAGGGTACAGTTGAAGCCTTAGAACGAGACAAGGCAAGTCTACAGGAGCGCGTTCAGAAACTTGAGAAGGACCTGGCTGCAGGGCCCGAAACCATCAAGTCCTCAG GTGATGCAGTCTTGAACCAACTAAGGGAGGATAAGGAGACTGCAGAGAGtcag ATTGAGTTCCTGAATTCAGTCATTGTTGACCTCCAGAAGAAAAATGAGGAACTTAAGGACAAATTGGAGAAaatggcagcagctgctctcaATGGAAATAATCCAGATGAGCTGGATAACTATGATGG CCATGAGAAAGAACCTGTGAAGAAGAAACCCCCCCCAAGACTGTTCTGCGACATCTGCGACTGCTTTGACCTCCACGACACAGAGGACTGTCccacacaaatgcaaatgtcCGATTCCCCTCCACACACCACCTACCACGGCAATAAAGGCGAAGAACGGCCCTACTGTGACATCTGCGAGGTCTTTGGCCACTGGACCGAATCCTGTAATGATGACCAGACCTTTTAA